TTTTATTTGGAGCTGTGCTTGGCATGTATGCCAAAGAGCAAGTGCCTATGCCAGACCGGAGTGTGGTGTATAAAACGGTCGACGATGTGTCGTTGAAGCTGCACATTTTTAATCCGGAAGGGCACAGGCCATCGGACATGCATCCGGCGATCATCTTCTTTCATGGCGGGGGCTGGAACGGTGGCGGGTATACGCAGTTTTCCGGACAGTGCGATTATTTTTCCTCGCGGGGCATGGTTGCCATAACGGCGGAATACCGCACGGCTCAGAAAAACGGAACCTCACCGCAGGAATGTGTGAAGGATGCCAAATCCGCACTGCGATGGGTTCGCGCTCATGCAGCCGAACTCGGGATCGATCCCAACCGGCTGGCTGCAGGCGGCGGTTCGGCGGGCGGGCATCTGGCGGCTGCGACTGCGATGCTGGATGGATATAATGAAGAGGGGGAAGATACATCGATCTCTTGTGTTCCGAGCGCCCTCGTACTGTTCAATCCCGTGGCGGATAATGGTCCCGGTGGGTTTGGGCATGATCGGGTGAAGGCCTACTGGGAGGATTTTTCTCCGCTGCATAATATCCACAAAGATGCGCCGCCGACGATTATTCTTACCGGATCGAAGGATACGGCGTTCAAGCCTGCGAGCGCAAAAGCCTACAAAGAAAAGATGGAAGCGTTGGGCCGTCGCTGTGATCTGAGGATTTATGAAGGCCAACCCCATGCATTTTTTAATCGGGGCCATAGTGAGGAAATGCATTTTCAAACTATGTTGGATGCGGATCAGTTTTTGGTTTCGCTCGGCTATCTTCACGGTAAAGCACCGGCTCTTCACGACCTGATGGGTGAAGAATCAAATGTCGTCGATGACAACAAGGTCATCGCGGATTTGGCGGCGAAGATGGAGGGCGGTGTGAGTGAAGACGGCCTGCATTGGCGTCTTAAGCTGGCAGATCCGCTGCCGATGCCAAAGGGCGGCGGCTGGTTTGAGGATGCAGGTCTGGGCTTGTTTATGCATTGGGGGCCGGCCTCCGCGTGGTATGGATCGCCCTGGGTGATGCGCCGTCCGGCCGGTGAAGGGGTTGATGGGCCGATGGCGGTGGCGAAGGACTATTACGAGACTTCGATGCCAAAATTCACCGCAGCTGCCTATGATCCGGAACTCTGGATGCAGGCGGCGAGTAAAGCGGGATTTAAATATGCCGTGCTGACCTCAAAACATCATGACGGCTACACACTCTGGCCGAGCGACCATACCGATCTCGGCACGCAGACCTATTTGAACGGTCGTGATTTACTGAAACCCTATGCCGATGCCGTGCGCAATAATGGTATGAAGGTCGGGTTCTATTATTCCGGTGTGGACTGGTGGCTGGACCGCGATTACATGAACTACAGCTGGGAAAAGGAAAACGGCTGGAATTTTGAAGGAAAGTCTTTTGATGCAACAACCCTCGAACCGCTGCCGATGGAAATCGTTGAGCAGAAGAAACAAATCGCGTTTGAGGTGATGGAGCGGTATCGCCCCGATCTGTGGTGGTGGGATTCCGGCCTGCCGGTCTCGCTGGAAGAAACGGCGCTGAAATATAATCCGGACATGCTCTTTAACAACCGTGGCAATTTTCATCATGGAGGTGAGATGAAGGGGACCTATCCCGGTGCGCACTATGTGACCCCCGAAAATTTCCACATGGTTGAATGGGAGAGCATGAAAAAATTGCAGGCGCTTGGCCGAAAATGGGAAGTCTGCATGAATTTCAATCATGGCAAGGGCTGGTTTTATGAAGGCCGCACCGGAGACAGCGAAAAAGCCGGTGGATTGGATGGAATTATTTTTGCACTGGCCCGCGTGCGCTGCTGGGGAGGTAATATGCTGTTGAACATTAAGCCGCGCGAAGATGGAACCCTTCCGGAGGCCAATTATGATGCTTTTGAAAAAATGGCGCGCTGGATGGCCTGGGGCGAAGTTTCGATGTTTGATGTGGAGGGTACCCATTTCCCGGAACAGTCCAACGTGCCCATCACGTCCTCCAGGGATGGCAAGATCTGGTATCTGCATGCGCGGCCCGGCGAATCACAGTGGCAGCAAGGCGCGTTTTATACCCACTGTGAACCGGGTAAACCCATCCGTGTGAGCAATGTGCCGGAGGTAAAGTCGGTCAGGCTGCTGCGCACCGGGGAGCCGGTGACTTATACCTATGAAAATAGAACCTTGTTTATTCCAAACCCCGATGCCGGTCCCGACGGTCTTCATGAAGTGGTAGAACTTAAGTTCTGATATGAAAGGGAGAAAGAGGATGAAGAATTGGATCTTTGCCGTGCAGCTGTGTTCAGGTTTGCTCGGGGTAGCATGTGCCGGGGCGAACCTGTTGTCCGATGCACAGTTTTCGGGGGGAAAGGGAACGTATCCGGATGAAACAACATCGCCGTGGTTCACCGCTGGAGAGAAGGGCGGATGGGCGACGCTGATAGATTCCGAACGATCTTTTGATAACCATGGGCAATCGCTGAAGTTTAATCGTTGGCGTGGCGATATTAACGTCTTGCAGAATACGGGGCATGTGATTCAGGCGGGTCATGATTATCATATATCCCTATGGATAATGACTGATGAGCCGAGTGACGATCCCGCCCATACCGCAAAACCGGGTATTTTTGTGACGGTAGCATCTGCGAAGCAGCCGGATGGTCCGTTTCATTTCAGGAAACAGTTTTTCTGGGAGATCACCACCTCAAAACATGGGGTGTGGGAGCGTATTGAGGGATCCATTGACGCCGCTGATCTTGAAGAATGGATTGGTGAGTGTATTCAGTTGCGTATTGTGAAAAAGTCGCTGAATTCATCCCATGCGATCTGGGTGGATGATATTCAGCTACACTCGTTGTCGAATGGAGAAGAAGTTGAGGTCAGTGCAGGACTTCTTTCGTATTAGTCAGGGAAAAAGCTGCATTGAGGAAAGATGACGGGATTGAAGGGTGGCCCGGTCTGGGATGGAAGTTGAAGTTGCACTTCATGACGCTGTAGATGGCCCTTTAACCCGGGAATATATGACGGAAGAAAAATCGGGCGTCCTTGAGGAGACAAACCGTCTGGCATCCGGCATTCGGTTCTGTCAGATTACCGGAACCTGCGGAGGACATAACGGCGCTGCGGGAGTAGTCCGATATCAACCACCTAGAGGATTCTGCAGTAGTAGAGTCATGCGGTTTCCGGCATATTATCCGCTTTTGGTTAGCAGGCCTATTTATGAAGAAGATTGTGTATATGTTCGCGGTGTTGGCGGTGTCGG
This DNA window, taken from Pontiella desulfatans, encodes the following:
- a CDS encoding alpha-L-fucosidase, translating into MKKTFVSILFLFGAVLGMYAKEQVPMPDRSVVYKTVDDVSLKLHIFNPEGHRPSDMHPAIIFFHGGGWNGGGYTQFSGQCDYFSSRGMVAITAEYRTAQKNGTSPQECVKDAKSALRWVRAHAAELGIDPNRLAAGGGSAGGHLAAATAMLDGYNEEGEDTSISCVPSALVLFNPVADNGPGGFGHDRVKAYWEDFSPLHNIHKDAPPTIILTGSKDTAFKPASAKAYKEKMEALGRRCDLRIYEGQPHAFFNRGHSEEMHFQTMLDADQFLVSLGYLHGKAPALHDLMGEESNVVDDNKVIADLAAKMEGGVSEDGLHWRLKLADPLPMPKGGGWFEDAGLGLFMHWGPASAWYGSPWVMRRPAGEGVDGPMAVAKDYYETSMPKFTAAAYDPELWMQAASKAGFKYAVLTSKHHDGYTLWPSDHTDLGTQTYLNGRDLLKPYADAVRNNGMKVGFYYSGVDWWLDRDYMNYSWEKENGWNFEGKSFDATTLEPLPMEIVEQKKQIAFEVMERYRPDLWWWDSGLPVSLEETALKYNPDMLFNNRGNFHHGGEMKGTYPGAHYVTPENFHMVEWESMKKLQALGRKWEVCMNFNHGKGWFYEGRTGDSEKAGGLDGIIFALARVRCWGGNMLLNIKPREDGTLPEANYDAFEKMARWMAWGEVSMFDVEGTHFPEQSNVPITSSRDGKIWYLHARPGESQWQQGAFYTHCEPGKPIRVSNVPEVKSVRLLRTGEPVTYTYENRTLFIPNPDAGPDGLHEVVELKF